CTAGGCGCATCATCCAGAAATTCGGTATGCGTATAGGACGCATTAAACGACAGTTTGAATTCAGGCGTCACATTGACGCTAGAAGACAATTCCAGGCCTTTTACACGCGCGTCGCCGCCGTTTTCAAGCCACCCAAAACCACCTCCAGACGCCGTAACCTGAAGGCCCTGCCAATCATTCTGGAACAAAGCACCCTCTAAGGTCAGTTTACCATCCAGCAGCCTGCCCTTCAGGCCAATTTCATAACTGTCCAGCGTATCGGAATCCACCTGCGGAGGAATGCCGAAAATGGCCACGTTGGGGCCACCGGGACGGTAACCCGTCGCGTATCTTGCATAAACCATAAGATCCTCGGACAAGGTATATTTCGGTGACACCATATATGTCACGATCTCTTCAGAAGATGCCCCCCCCATGGCCGAACCCATAAAACCATAGAAAAGCCCGTCATCATACTCCGTATACACTTGGTCGTTCTTTGACCACCTCAGGCCTGCCGTTAGTTCAAACCTATCCGTGAAATCCACGGTCACATCACCATAAACGGCATATTCCTTATAGGAGGAGTCCAGCAAAATATCGGCCATGGGATTCAGGAAATCCACCAAGTTTCCGGCAGGGTCCTCAGCTGTAAAATATTGAGCGTTGGTCGCCGTTTCATCCGTGAAGAATCCGCCAAGAATCCACTGAAAAGCGGCCTCTTCATCCGATGATACCAGACGCAGTTCCTGTGTATATTTTTTAACCTTCACAGTGTTATCGTAGTAGATATTTCCTTCCGGCACCGCGCCCCCCGAAAAGATCGGCACTAGCCCCCCGTAAACACTGGTCCCGTCAATGCCGTCTCGTGTTTTCGTATAACTGTAACTGGATGACGATACCAAGTCCGCGACACCAATATTCCAGGAGATATTCAGCGCAGTAAAATACATGGTTTTCTTGAACGGTTCCCGCAAATAGGCACCGGTACTCAATTCATCCACTACCGGCTCAGAACTGGTCGGATCGAGGAAAATGGTTGCCTGGTCATCGGCATCCACATCCTGCACAATACCTGACAAATTGATATCTATTTTCTCACTGGGATTCCACTGCAGGGCCACCCGGGCACCGCTTTGCCGAACCTCATTTATATCATCCTCACCCCGGCGATAGTTATCG
The window above is part of the Emcibacter nanhaiensis genome. Proteins encoded here:
- a CDS encoding TonB-dependent receptor — protein: MVLSRVDAFIFALTATTSSVALMASQAMAEDVDSDGEIMVMEEVVVSAQRRDTTILEVPVSVTAIGGTELENTSATSIMDYAAKIPGLNLVGGGTPGQVTLTLRGVSSSVGGGANVATYIDETPVGSSSIYSRASILQLDFFPYDIERLEIVRGPQGTLYGASAMGGLIKYVTKKPNLQEVRMRGGAGLRSVEGGGDLGYNVQGSVSVPLVKDSLGMSVSGYHSNTPGYIDNYRRGEDDINEVRQSGARVALQWNPSEKIDINLSGIVQDVDADDQATIFLDPTSSEPVVDELSTGAYLREPFKKTMYFTALNISWNIGVADLVSSSSYSYTKTRDGIDGTSVYGGLVPIFSGGAVPEGNIYYDNTVKVKKYTQELRLVSSDEEAAFQWILGGFFTDETATNAQYFTAEDPAGNLVDFLNPMADILLDSSYKEYAVYGDVTVDFTDRFELTAGLRWSKNDQVYTEYDDGLFYGFMGSAMGGASSEEIVTYMVSPKYTLSEDLMVYARYATGYRPGGPNVAIFGIPPQVDSDTLDSYEIGLKGRLLDGKLTLEGALFQNDWQGLQVTASGGGFGWLENGGDARVKGLELSSSVNVTPEFKLSFNASYTHTEFLDDAPSLGAVAGDRIPFVPDWLIGATADYGFQVSGGWTGWVSGSVRYVDDQTYFIPDIGASRTMDSYTTVDLRAGFENGPWEVKLFANNLTNRHAHTDESLLVNFFGVPVNGQATILQPRTIGISVGYSY